The proteins below come from a single uncultured Campylobacter sp. genomic window:
- the xseB gene encoding exodeoxyribonuclease VII small subunit encodes MSENLSEDFESKLAKANEILKQLGDENLSLEQSVKLHKEGKKLLEEADKILQNAKLVVKDADDE; translated from the coding sequence ATGAGTGAAAATTTAAGCGAGGATTTTGAAAGCAAACTCGCCAAAGCAAATGAAATTTTAAAACAACTCGGCGACGAAAATTTAAGCCTGGAGCAAAGCGTCAAGCTGCACAAAGAGGGCAAAAAGCTACTCGAAGAGGCAGACAAAATCCTGCAAAACGCAAAGCTAGTCGTAAAGGACGCAGACGATGAGTAG